The Cetobacterium sp. ZOR0034 region GAGATTGATTTTTAAAAATAAAGTTGAAACAGTTGTTATATATGCAACTTCACCAATAAAAAAAATTGTAGGAGAGTTTAAAGTTGTTGAAATTTTACATGAGACTCCGGAAAAAATTTGGGAAATTACAAAAGATAAAAGTGGAATAGAAAAAGAAAAATTTTTCAAATATTTTAACAATTTAGAAAAAGG contains the following coding sequences:
- a CDS encoding phage associated protein; this translates as METRVLLSIKPEYVNKIFLEEKLYEYRRLIFKNKVETVVIYATSPIKKIVGEFKVVEILHETPEKIWEITKDKSGIEKEKFFKYFNNLEKGYAIKMKEIKKYKDPLELIEFNIKVAPQSFIYLK